One genomic region from Spirosoma sp. KCTC 42546 encodes:
- the accB gene encoding acetyl-CoA carboxylase biotin carboxyl carrier protein: MSTQDIQQLIDFISQSGLDEVNIETTDLKISVKRYGQGAPVAPVAAPAAPAPVAQAAPVASMPTAAATPVVSAPKADTSNYITIKSPMIGTFYRSANPESPMFVEVGDSVTEGKVVCIIEAMKLFNEIESEVSGRIVKILVENATPVEYDQPLFLVEPI, translated from the coding sequence ATGAGTACACAAGATATTCAACAACTAATCGACTTTATCTCGCAATCGGGCCTGGATGAAGTCAATATCGAAACAACTGACCTGAAAATCAGCGTCAAACGGTATGGACAAGGCGCTCCTGTCGCTCCCGTTGCTGCACCAGCAGCTCCGGCTCCAGTTGCACAGGCGGCTCCGGTAGCTAGCATGCCAACAGCTGCGGCCACGCCAGTAGTATCGGCACCAAAAGCTGATACGTCGAACTACATCACCATCAAATCGCCGATGATTGGCACCTTCTATCGGTCGGCGAATCCAGAATCGCCCATGTTTGTAGAGGTGGGTGATAGTGTCACCGAAGGCAAAGTTGTTTGCATCATCGAAGCCATGAAGCTCTTCAACGAAATCGAGTCGGAAGTATCGGGCCGCATCGTGAAGATTCTGGTAGAAAATGCCACTCCAGTCGAATACGACCAACCGCTGTTTTTGGTAGAACCCATTTAA